One region of Candidatus Poribacteria bacterium genomic DNA includes:
- a CDS encoding ABC transporter ATP-binding protein: MRSYHGRSRSPKLEHEPLSTTEDVPERLKEQAEALLQTGEEIKVSVSTDLRFDGTYGKDWLLITNRRLIAFNQNGVLGHHMREVPLSSVEDIEILEMYGNNILKVSTTDNAFELSRYSKRLTPKFSRAVSELEGLIPQTEGNSDGRRGHGRGGMSFGENKGRCEKCGQLIPRRSDVCINCIQKGKLIFRLMKYAVPFLHIIVPAFLIMMVIRLVGLYPQILSRDLIDRILTPVGHAVTTGLPIPETDWGHLQGAVNFLSGWFDSMPVGGSFGHLIGIVLLMASIRVFSMLASAIRGYMMAWVGQNVTRRLQNETYEHLNMLSVDFFQERDTGNLMSRITHDVSRLRDFIASGIQEIGGDSLTILYMCGIMFYFNWKLALWTLIPIPCLIFFTIFFGKKMSKVYHVLWKRYANISTILASTIPGVRVVKAFARERYEINRFSDMTHQVFSGEMNAAKLGTLYRPIMEFITYSGSILIWLIGGWQIFQNEITLGTLFMFQSYMMQFFRPVFTLCQMNERFIRAGTSAERVFEIMDTPPSVADKSDAVALRNIRGAVEFRNVYFSYDGEKNALNGVNFTVEPGEMIGLVGHSGAGKSTLINLITRFYDPNDGEIMVDGYDSRDIQVKALRQQVGVVLQDPFLFQGTVAENIGYSKPGASRMEIIAAAKAANAHGFILKFPDGYDTMVGERGARVSGGERQRISIARAILKNPRVLILDEATSSVDTETESKIQEALERLIQGRTVFAIAHRLSTLKYADRLVVLKDGEVDEIGTHAELIAKEGTYAGLCEKQTELSKIRAW, translated from the coding sequence ATGCGTTCTTATCACGGAAGATCACGCTCCCCGAAGCTGGAGCATGAACCCCTGTCAACAACAGAAGATGTCCCTGAACGCCTGAAAGAGCAGGCAGAAGCATTACTTCAAACGGGGGAAGAGATCAAGGTTTCTGTTTCGACGGATCTGCGTTTTGATGGGACCTATGGCAAGGATTGGCTGTTAATTACGAACAGGCGACTCATCGCTTTCAATCAGAATGGTGTTCTCGGACACCACATGCGCGAGGTGCCACTCTCATCCGTTGAAGATATCGAAATCCTTGAAATGTACGGGAATAACATTCTCAAAGTGAGTACGACGGACAACGCTTTTGAGCTATCGCGCTACTCAAAACGGTTAACCCCGAAATTCAGTCGTGCTGTCTCAGAGTTGGAAGGATTAATTCCACAAACGGAAGGGAATTCAGACGGTAGACGTGGACACGGACGAGGTGGAATGTCCTTTGGAGAGAATAAGGGACGCTGTGAGAAGTGTGGTCAGCTTATTCCGCGTCGGTCAGATGTCTGTATCAATTGCATTCAGAAGGGGAAACTCATCTTTCGACTCATGAAGTACGCCGTTCCGTTCTTGCATATCATCGTCCCGGCGTTCCTCATAATGATGGTTATCCGTCTTGTCGGGCTTTACCCGCAGATACTCAGCAGGGATCTGATTGACAGAATTCTGACACCGGTCGGTCATGCCGTCACTACAGGATTGCCAATACCGGAAACAGATTGGGGTCACCTTCAAGGCGCGGTGAATTTTCTAAGCGGGTGGTTCGACAGCATGCCAGTCGGTGGGAGTTTCGGGCATCTGATAGGGATCGTTCTCCTCATGGCGAGTATCCGCGTGTTTTCGATGTTAGCCTCGGCGATACGGGGATATATGATGGCGTGGGTAGGGCAAAATGTCACGAGACGGCTCCAGAACGAGACCTATGAACATCTAAACATGCTCTCCGTGGATTTTTTTCAGGAACGAGATACTGGGAACTTGATGTCGAGAATCACGCACGATGTATCACGGCTCAGGGATTTCATCGCCAGTGGAATACAAGAAATTGGGGGTGATTCTCTCACAATCCTCTATATGTGCGGGATCATGTTTTATTTCAATTGGAAACTTGCGCTCTGGACGTTGATACCTATCCCGTGTCTTATCTTCTTCACGATCTTTTTTGGTAAAAAAATGAGCAAGGTGTACCATGTTTTATGGAAACGGTATGCGAACATTAGCACGATTCTCGCGAGCACGATTCCAGGAGTCCGCGTTGTCAAAGCATTTGCCCGTGAACGCTATGAGATAAACCGGTTTAGCGACATGACACATCAGGTATTTTCGGGTGAGATGAACGCTGCGAAACTTGGGACGCTTTACCGTCCGATTATGGAGTTTATCACCTATTCCGGTTCTATTTTGATTTGGTTAATCGGGGGATGGCAGATCTTCCAAAACGAGATAACCCTTGGCACGCTATTCATGTTCCAAAGTTATATGATGCAGTTCTTTAGACCTGTGTTTACCCTCTGTCAGATGAACGAAAGGTTTATCCGAGCAGGCACCTCCGCCGAGCGTGTGTTTGAAATTATGGATACACCTCCGAGCGTTGCTGATAAAAGCGATGCGGTAGCCCTCAGAAATATCCGTGGTGCTGTTGAATTTAGGAATGTCTATTTCTCTTACGACGGCGAAAAAAATGCACTCAATGGTGTCAATTTTACAGTGGAACCAGGTGAGATGATAGGGTTGGTTGGGCACAGCGGTGCAGGAAAAAGCACGCTCATCAACCTGATTACCCGTTTCTATGACCCGAATGATGGGGAAATAATGGTTGATGGTTACGACAGTCGTGACATTCAGGTTAAGGCGTTACGGCAACAGGTCGGCGTCGTCTTACAAGATCCATTCCTGTTCCAAGGCACGGTAGCGGAGAACATCGGTTACTCAAAACCGGGGGCATCTCGGATGGAGATTATTGCTGCTGCGAAGGCAGCAAATGCTCACGGTTTTATCCTCAAATTCCCCGATGGTTACGACACAATGGTAGGTGAAAGAGGGGCACGGGTTTCTGGTGGTGAGCGGCAGCGTATTTCTATCGCACGCGCAATTTTAAAAAACCCGCGCGTTCTTATCTTGGATGAAGCGACTTCCTCCGTTGATACCGAAACAGAGTCGAAGATCCAAGAGGCATTGGAACGACTCATCCAAGGAAGAACGGTATTCGCTATTGCTCACAGGTTGTCAACTCTTAAGTACGCCGACCGACTTGTTGTGCTGAAAGATGGCGAGGTTGACGAAATTGGGACACATGCGGAACTGATTGCCAAAGAGGGGACCTATGCGGGTTTGTGTGAGAAGCAGACTGAATTGTCAAAAATTCGCGCATGGTAA
- a CDS encoding alkaline phosphatase family protein, translating to MMVSTKPCFKRVVFIIIDGAPYEIFKALIENGDLPNIKKHVVDRGSLNKAVSVFPSTTGPAFIPFFMGLYPGTANIPGIRWLSKSKFHVPHRFKRPGICSYMGLDGLRFESDLPSGFPTLFNFFSPVSNIYNLLARGCPPAKNLTRRIKPFAYTYAHFSHRWRFVNQIAVRQLQKSVEAGDKFIMCLFPAVDTFSHHFSTQAPQVMQTYREIDTAIGDLVHTLQKANTLQETLILITSDHGMTDTHTHIDVPQHLDDGGWRCLHYPKVWRHGTVSASMVSGNGMTHLYFKNNSDGKGWGERTPFEKLHQMGVISALIELEGLGLVAGQSETGDIIVQNRGGQGRISCRSERMERGNPQSVAATFKSADSLRFSYRFTGIDPLGYGTHYENLSSREALRGTYDGRYPDGIVQLWQIFKSERTGDLVLSAESGYDLRARYEIPEHHATHGSLIAEHLHIPLATSYPITEKFIRSVDVFPTVLSLCGHNVAGRYIDGRVVK from the coding sequence ATGATGGTATCAACCAAACCGTGCTTCAAACGTGTTGTTTTTATTATAATTGATGGGGCACCCTATGAAATTTTCAAAGCATTAATTGAAAACGGTGATCTCCCGAACATCAAGAAACACGTCGTAGATCGCGGCAGTTTGAATAAAGCGGTCTCCGTCTTCCCATCAACGACGGGACCCGCCTTTATCCCATTTTTTATGGGATTGTATCCGGGGACGGCAAATATTCCGGGCATTCGGTGGCTCTCGAAATCAAAATTTCATGTCCCTCACCGCTTCAAGCGTCCCGGCATCTGTAGTTATATGGGGCTTGACGGACTGCGTTTTGAATCCGATTTACCTTCAGGTTTCCCCACTCTGTTTAACTTCTTCTCACCCGTAAGCAACATCTACAATCTCCTTGCTCGCGGGTGCCCACCAGCCAAAAATCTGACGCGCCGGATTAAACCCTTTGCTTATACCTACGCACATTTTTCGCATCGCTGGCGCTTCGTCAATCAGATTGCAGTCCGTCAATTACAAAAATCAGTCGAAGCAGGGGACAAGTTTATCATGTGTCTCTTTCCTGCAGTAGATACCTTTTCACACCATTTCAGCACCCAAGCACCGCAGGTCATGCAGACCTACCGAGAGATAGACACCGCGATTGGAGACCTCGTGCATACTTTGCAAAAGGCAAACACCCTCCAAGAAACACTCATTCTGATTACCAGCGACCATGGGATGACCGACACGCATACACATATTGATGTCCCACAGCACTTAGATGATGGCGGTTGGCGGTGTTTACATTATCCAAAGGTCTGGCGGCACGGTACCGTATCTGCGAGTATGGTATCAGGAAATGGGATGACACATCTCTATTTTAAGAATAACTCGGATGGAAAGGGATGGGGCGAACGGACACCTTTCGAGAAACTCCACCAAATGGGTGTCATCAGTGCTTTAATTGAATTGGAAGGATTAGGGCTCGTCGCAGGACAGAGCGAAACGGGGGACATTATCGTTCAAAACCGAGGTGGCCAGGGAAGAATCTCCTGTCGCTCAGAGCGGATGGAGCGCGGAAATCCACAAAGCGTAGCAGCGACTTTCAAATCCGCAGACTCGTTGCGCTTCTCCTACCGGTTTACGGGGATCGATCCACTCGGCTACGGCACTCACTATGAAAATTTATCCTCACGAGAGGCATTACGTGGCACCTACGATGGTCGGTATCCAGACGGAATTGTTCAATTGTGGCAGATTTTCAAAAGCGAACGAACCGGCGACCTTGTCCTCAGTGCCGAGAGCGGTTATGACCTACGCGCCCGTTATGAAATACCAGAGCATCACGCGACCCACGGTTCCTTGATTGCGGAACATCTGCACATCCCACTTGCGACGAGTTATCCGATCACCGAGAAGTTCATCCGGTCTGTTGATGTCTTTCCAACGGTGCTAAGTCTGTGCGGACACAATGTCGCAGGGCGTTACATTGATGGTAGGGTCGTTAAGTAG